The genomic window GCACAAGTTATTGCCATTCTCCTTTCAGGCGCAAACCGCGATGGCATGCAAGGCATGTTAGCTGTGCACCAGGCTGGTGGCTTTACACTAGTTCAGGAACCAGCTAGCGCCGAAAGCCCGATTATGCCTCAGGCGGCTATTACCGCAGGGGCAGTGAATGAAGTTTTGAACACTGAGTCTATTGGCAAGCGTTTAATGGCGTTAGTTTCATTGGGAAATTATCAGCCGAAGCGGTTGTCATTAGACCGAAAATTAGCAGTAAAGGATTTACGTAAATGACTGAGAAACAAAAAATTCTGATTGTTGACGACCGCAAGGAAAACCTCATCGCTCTTCGGCAGGTTTTAGGCGATATCGATACTGAGATAATTGCTGTTACTAATGGCAACGATGCTCTTGCTGCAACCCTTGAACATCGTTTTTCTTTAGCTATTTTAGACATTATGATGCCGGGTATGGACGGCTATGAGCTTGCCACGTATTTGCGTGGCGACGAGAAAACTAAATTAACCCCTATTATTTTTGTGTCAGCCGCGCATACCGACGAACATGACGTGTTTAAGGGGTATGAAGTGGGCGGTATTGATTACATAGTTAAGCCTATTGTGCCGGAAATATTGCTGGGTAAAGTGAGGCTATTTCTTGAAATGGACCGCTACAGAGAAGAATGGGCAGAGAATTTACGTGACGAGCTGGAACGGCGCTATGCCTTGGCTAATATACCTGCAGTACCCACCACTAACAGCAATAACGCGTCGATTCCTCTTGCTATCTCCGATCAATTTATCTTTGATACCTTAGCCCAGCGTTATGGCGAAACACTCGAACAAGCGGTTGAAAATTTGATCCTACAGTCAGGGCATCCCATTGGCAAAAACCTTTGGGCATTAGCTGAGGAGCTCGGCAAGTTATTTGCCAGTGCCCGAGACGTTGCAGAATTACATTCGGTAACGCTGGCAAAAAAAACCCAAAATGCACCACCGCTAAAATCAAAAGCTATTATCGAAGAAGGTCGCTTTGTAGTACTTGAATTAATGGGTTATCTAGCGACTTATTATCGCAGTAATAGCCAAGAATAAAAATTGAAGCCAAACATTGCAAAGTTAATATTAAACCAAGGAAAACCCATGAAAACATTCGCCCTAAAATTGTACATAACTGGAAAAACGGCTCGCTCGGAATTAGCTATTCATAACCTTACCCGAATTTGTGAGGACGAGCTTTATGGCGATTATGTGATTGATGTGATTGATGTCATGGAGCACCCTCAGCTTGCCGAAGAACAGAAAATAGTTGCGACCCCTACCTTAGTGAAAGTACTCCCTGAACCTTTAAGAAGAGTCATAGGTGATATGAGCGAATCAGAGAAAGTGTTACTTGGTCTCGATATTGTCATTGTGAAAAATGACAATATTATCAAAAAGGAAGTAGAGTCATGAGCTCATCAGCAATGAAAGCTATGGAAAAAATTACCACAGGTATAAGTGGTTTTGATCATATCGCCTTTGGCGGACTGCCTAAGCACAGAACAACTTTGGTCGTGGGCACGTCAGGTAGCTCTAAAACTTTGTTAGCGGTTCAGTTTCTGGTTGAGGGTATTCGTAAGGGAGAGAGTGGGGTCTTTGTCACCTTTGAAGAGTCACCACAGGATATTATCCGCAATGTTATTGGCTTTGGCTGGGACCTTGAACAATACATCACTGATGGCAAGTTAGTCTTTGTCGATGCTAGTCCACAAACCGAACAGATTGATATTCAAATAGGTACTGATTTTGACCTGTGCGCATTAGTGGCGCGGATTGGCTACGCTGTTAAAAAGGTCAATGCTCAGCGACTTTCGGTTGACTCCTTAGGCAGTGTTTTTAGTCAATTTACCGCAATGGAAGTTGTCCGTCGAGAACTGCACCGGGTCTTTATGGACCTAAAAAAGTTAAGTGTTACAGCCATTGTTACTGCTGAGAGAGTTGAAGAATACGGCGCTTTGGCTCGCTTTGGTGTTGAGGAATTCGCCGCTGATAATGTACTGATTTTACGTAATGTATTGGTTGAGGAAAGACGACGCCGTACTATTGAAATTCTCAAATTTCGTGGCAGTTTCCATCACAAGGGGGAGTTCCCATTTTCTATTACTACTGACGAGGGTATCGTAGTGATCCCACTGGCTGAAACTGCACTCGATCAGAAATCCTCAACAGATCGTGTCTCATCAGGCAATGCAGTGCTTGATGAAATGTGTGGTGGTGGTTATTACCGCGACTCTATTATTTTGCTTTCTGGGGGGACAGGTTGCGGAAAAACCTTGCTCATTGCAATGTTTGCTATCGCCAATCAAGGGCCTAATGAACGTGCCTTATATTTTGCTTACGAGGAGAGTCGTGAACAGCTGACCCGAAATGCTGCTGGTTGGGGCATTAACTTTGAAAAGCTTGAGCAAGAAGGCAAGCTTAAGATTATCTGTCGTTATCCTGAGTCGATGTCAATGGAGGACCATCTATTATTGATGAAAAAAGAGATTATCGACTATAAACCAACCCGAATCGCCGTTGACAGTTTATCAGCACTAGAGCGAGTGACCAATGGCAAAGCTTTTCGTGAATTTGTTATCGGTATTACTTCTTTTGTTAAAAAGAAGCAGATCGTTGGCTTGTTTTCCTCTACCACCTCATCTTTGATGGGGGGGGCTCGGTGACAGATGAGCATATTTCCACCATTACCGATACTATCATTTTATTGCGTTATGTTGAAATGTTTGGCGAAATTCGCCGTGGCGTATTGGTGTTAAAAATGCGTGGTTCGAAGCATGACAAGGGCATTCGTGAGTATCAGATTAATGACGAAGGTATGCATATTGGTGCTCAGTTTCATGGTATTTCCGGCATATTAGCGGGTAATCCAGTGCAGATTCCACAAGATGACTCTGATCGTCTTGCTACGCTGTTTAAGGAATAAGACCAGAAATAAAGGAGATAACGTGATGAGAAATAAAGGAAATCTGTGTGATGAGAGATAAATCAACCGCTGCTTGTTTAACAGCCGATGCCGAGAATTGGCGTGATAAGCCGTCGTTAACAAAAACGGCGGTTAACAAAGGTGTCGCGTCGGTAATGGAGAAGCCAAAAATTCTCATCGTAGACGACCGCCCACAAAACTTGTTCGCTTTGCGGCAAGTTTTGAAAGGGTTGGATGTTGATATTGTTGAAGCGACCAACGGTAATAATGCGCTTACGGCTTCGCTCGACCATAACTTCGGACTCGCTATTTTAGACGTAATGATGCCCGGTATGGACGGATATGAACTTGCCACTCACTTGCGTGGTGCTAACTCCAGCCTATCTATTCCGATTATTTTCCTAAGTGCGAATAAGGCTGATGAGCAACGTATGTTCAACGAGCATAATGCTTTCGATATAGATTACATTGTTAAGCCTTACTTACCCAAAGTACTAATAGCCAAAGTCTTGCAATTCCTTGAAATTGACCAGTGCCGGAAGGAAAAATTACTCCACGAGCAACAATTACAATTTGTTACCGATCATGTGCCCGTTATGATTGCCCATATTGATAAAGAAAAACGCTATGTGTTTGTAAACCACTATTATGCCAAGTGTTATGATTATAAAGCCAAGGACATGATTGGTATGCATACCCGTGATGTCTTTGGTGTGTCGGGTTTTATCCAGTTAGAGCCTTATATGGATATGGTGCTGGAAGGTGAGACGCTTGATTTTGATATGGCTGTATCTAAATCAAGCAAGGGCATAACTCATATACATTTGAACGTGGTGCCTAATTTTGATGAATCAGGACGAGTGCAGGGTTTTTTGGCTGCCATCACTGATATCACCGCGCGCAGTAAAGTTGAAAAGGCTTTGTCAGATACTAGTGCTAGCTTTAGAGAAATTGTAGCGCGCAGCGTCGATGCGATCATAGTGCTGTGTGAAGAAGGTAATGTCGAGTATGTAAACGCATCTGCAGAGATAATTTTTCAACGTTCAGCAGAAAATTTTGTTGGAGAACATTTCGGCTTACCACTGATTGATAGTGAGTTCACTGAGGTTGATATCTTTCGCCAGGATAAAGCGCCTGGCATTGGCGAACTCCACTGCGTAAAATGTTTCTGGAATGGCCAAGCAGCAAAGCTGATCATGGTTAGCGATATTACCGAGCGCAAGCAGGCCGAGTTAAAAATGATTTATCTCGCCCATACGGATCCACTGACTGGACTTGCTAATCGCACCTTACTCTTTGAACAATTTACAGACGAACTTAAAAGGGTAAAACGCACCGGTAAATATATGGCGGTGATGATGCTCGACCTAGATAAGTTCAAATTGATCAATGATACTCATGGCCACAAAGCGGGTGATAATGTACTGGTGGAAAGTGCACAACGTATTAAAGACAGTTTAAGAGAAACCGATATCGTCGCTCGCCTTGGTGGTGACGAGTTTGTTGTGGTAGTTAACAATCTCGATACCATAGAGGCGGCAATGGCGGTTGCTGAAAAAATAACTCTCCGGATGCAGTCGCCATTTATTGTTGCTAATAATGAATGTTCTATTACGGCCAGTTGTGGTATTGCTATTTTTCCTAAAGATGGTTTGACCTTAGATGATCTACTGGCAAACGCTGATGCTGCTTTATTGCGCGGTAAGTCTGAGGGGCGTAATCAGTTCCAGTTTTTCGACGAGTCTATCCATCAGCTAACACTAGAGGCACGCGAACTAGATAAAGACCTTAAAATTGCGATTAAAGAAAAGCAATTCGTGCTCTATTTTCAACCACAATTCGACGCTAATGGCATCATAGGTGCAGAAGCGTTGCTTCGCTGGAACCATCCGAAGAGGGGATTACTATATCCTGGTAGCTTTTTATCCGCCTTGTCGAAGATGGACTTTAGAGAAGTAGAGTTATGGGCGATAACCCAAGGCTTAGCCATGGCGAAAGCATGGCAACTCAGACATCAGCGAAAGTTCTATGTGGCGGTCAATCTGTCGGCGCCGACCTTGCAGGATCCTAGATTACCGGCTTACGTCAATGAGCAAATAGAATACGCGGGTCTTAGCTACGATAGCCTAGAAATTGAAATAACCGAGGGCATGTTAGTTTCAAATGTTATTGAAACATCAAAAAATCTAACATTACTGAGTGAAATGGGCGTAGGTATTGCGCTTGACGATTTTGGCGTTGGCTATTCTTCGATGGTGTATCTGCTGAAATATCCACAAATTAGTAAGTTAAAAATCGATTGCGAATTTGTTTGGGAGATGGAAAAAAACTCCAGAAATCTTGCCATTTTACAATCAATTATTGATCTTGGGCATTCCTTAGAAATGCGTATTATCGCTGAAGGTGTTGAAACTATGCGACAATTTGAGCTTTTAAGCCTATATGGTTGCAAGCACTTTCAAGGTTACTTGGTTTCTCCTGCTATAGCGGCAAATAATTGGCAAGCGCAAGAGCAACAATGGCACAAGACTATAGCAGCACTTACTTAGTCGTAGTATATCGAAACCACGTTGAGCTATACACTATATGTTACTGCTAGTACGTAGCTCAATAAACTTAACACGTTAAAGTGTTAAGTTTACGTTGTTTGGCTTGATGATTGTAGAATATCCAATTTTCATTAATTAAACACTTCTTGCCAGGAGATGATCCGGTCGTTACCTCGAAATATACCAAAGGTAGCAACAGCGGTAGGATTATTATAGAGGCCATCATTATTCCAGTCGTATTCCAACCATTCATAAGCATCATATGAGACACCTATTTGTCCTTGATTATTAGCGCCCGGCGCTGCCAGTTCGATGTCTTGTGTTTTACCGGCAACAAAATCTCCTGTGCCGCCTTGGACATTAGTCAGTGCGGGATCTAAGCTAATATCGGTCAATGAAATATTATTATCATTATAACCTGCACAATTATTTAAGCTGGTAACAAAAGCGCTACCATCAAAATGTTGCACTTTCATCGGTTGCTTAATATCAGAGGTTTCTGATCCGAAGCTATTTTCTAACACTAAGCGACCATATCGAATTTCAACGCCGATGGGTAATGCATCAACCGTTGTGGTTACGTTAATGGCGTCTGTATCTATAATAGACGCTGTAGCAATAACAATATCGGAGGTAAATGGCTGAACAAGTGCATTGGCAGAGCGGTTGTAGAAATAATGATCGTCATCTGACAATTGATAGTGCAATACACCTTTGGGTAATGCGACGACACTAGGTAATTGAGTTAAGTCAATTTGACTTAACGTACCGGTATTCATATTGGCAGTTAACGCTAGCCTGTTACCATTAATTCCTCTCGCTAATTGGTCTAATATTGGTGTGGTGATATTGATATTATCAGCAATGAGTTTCATATAATCATTAGCGCTACCTTGACTATCCTGAAAATAATTTTGGGTAATATTGTCTTGTTTATTATAAGCGGTAATTGCCAATACCGGATTGGTTAAATATGAAATTGCCCCAATACTATTGGTTGCTTCATCTTTTTGACCGCTATAGGCAAAGGCTGAACCGGTACTACAGGTTGCAATAAAATAACCATCATCAGCCACTGTTTGGCTAAAGTGATGTGGAATAAAGCGCCCGATGTTAATTGCTTCGCTAGGTATAATAACACCAGCGTTGCCATAGTTACTGTCTTGAACATCTAAATTAAGCAAACCTACCTCTGAATATTGTGCAGCACTATAAATTGAGCTCCCCAATAAAAAATTGTTCAGGGTGACATTTTGAAAGACAGCACTTGCCTTGGTGACTAAGTGACTTGATGCCTTGTAGCCTAAATTACCGTTGACACTCTCTGTTAAGGTTGGGCCGATGCGATTAAGCTTTAGTGCGATTTGTCCTGGTAAGTAATTAGGGGTAATAACAGCGGGAGAAGCGGCATTATAAGCAGTAACAGTCAGAGTGAAATTTTCCCCCGCGGGATAAGTGGTTGTTGCGGTTGCGCTAGCGCCATTTAAGTTAACGCTCCCAGACTTTGCACTAACCGTAAGTTTTGCTGGACTCACCCAAAATGAATTACTGCTACCCGATAGGGTAATGCCGTCTATGTCATAATTGGCGTGTAATCGAATTTTTCCTGCATCGTTATATATCGGTGTCGGTATTGTCGCGATACTGTTGGCACCAAAATTTAATAGCGTATCAGTAGTATTTGAGTGTTTGGCAATGTTTTTGTTATTGATACTAAAACTCAGACCGCTGCTGCCACCGGGATCGACATTTTCTTGAGAGAATCCAACCTTAATATCATTGTTAAATAAACCACTACAGACGCCATTAGTATTTTTCACCGCTTGAATCTTTAACGTTTCACCAAATACCAAGCCTGCTGTTTGATTGGGTATTATGGCGTTATTAGCTGTACCTGAAAGAAACCTAAAACCGGCATCGGTAAATGCCATATCACAACTATTGCTACTGTTATCGTCACACACTACTGGGTTAGCTGCCTCAATAGTGGCATTAGCCAACGAAAAAGTCAGTGTTTCAACAACCGTATGATCAACATTAACGATAGTACTGCCGCTAAAGGTTGGTGAACTAATGACTGTGCTGTCAGCAATAAAATCAAGAGTTACAGACTCGGTACTCAAAGTTGAACAGCTGTCATTGAGACAAGCTTTAATCGTCACAGATTCAGTATCACAGGTTAATCCTTGGCCATCGTGTACAATTTCATAATGATGAATAACGGGACTACAAGCATGATTTTCTCTATAAATGGTAGAAATTTCGTTGGTAGTTAAAGCTTCTCGATAGACTTTTACTTCATCAATATCTCCGGTAAATCGATTTCTTGCTTCGCCTAAATCTGTTTCCCCACCAATAGTTGTTGGGCCTGTGTCTTCTCCCCAAGTTCCGCTGTAGGTATTACTGGTGAGGCCTCCGGTAATTGTTTGCGCCTCGCCATTAATAAAAATCTGTCTGGTTTTGGTTAAACTATTATGCACCGCGGCAACAAATGTCCAGGTATTTAAAGGAATGGATGTTGTTGTATCAACACTTATAGGGTTTACACTTCGTGCATAAAATCTTAATTTACCATTGCCTGGATCGCCTAAACTAAAGCCAAAACCACGGGTGTTTTTTTCATCATCGATAAATATTCTTGAACCAGCATTAACATTACTTGGGTTGATCCAAGCCGTTACTGTGAAACTATCTGTTAAATTTTCAAAGCTATCGGGTAACACTACGTAATCATCTACGCCATCAAAACGGCCATAACGACAAGTGCCTGTATTACCGGTAATGGCGGCAGTTACTGATGCAGTTAATGCGCCATTAATTGCTTGTGCGCTAAAATTACCAATTTCATCAACAACTTCACCAGCATCCCCAGACCATATTTGCTCGTCAAAATGATATTCGGCCACAGGTGTTATTGTCCTGCAAGGATGTCGTTCGGCCATAATAGTGGCCACTTGTTCTGTAGTTAATGCGCTCTGGTATACGCGCACCTCATCCATCAATCCATGAAAGTCATAACTCGCATTAATAGACCAACCACCGATGCGTAATTCACTATCGATATAGGCTCGGCTATTATTGGGCGAGTTTCTACGCTGTGTTAGCTCCTGTTCGACACCGTCAATATGTATGCGATTATTCGTTACGCTGCCGTTAGTGAACTCGACAGCGATATGATGCCAACTTTTGGCTAATCCGGCACTAGCAACACCATATATATCATTATTGCCGGTATTAAATCCTATCGAACCATCGATTATCCAAATGTCGTGGATCCTCCAACCAATGGGCATGGTATTAGTTGTTCCATCCCAATTCATCCAAAAGGTCACGGTGGTTTTTACCCCGATGGTGCTGGTATCTAATGGCAACCCCGTTACCTGAATAGCACCATCATTTTGACTAGCATATCCACAAGTACCAGGATCACTGGTTAAGGCAGGTGTGATGGTTTGCGGTATAGAATTATTATTAACCTGGGCATGATAACCATTGCCGGTATTGTCGAGTATTTCACCTGGACTCCTATTCCAACTAGTTTCCTCAAATCGGTATTCTAGAAGTGGGGTGGGAGTTAACTTGCAACCATGTGCGCCAATGATGTTGCTGGCGCCTAATGTAACTGCACCAGAGGTCGTAAATAGGCCACCACAAGCATCACCAATACCCTTTAAAATAGTATTTTGTCCAGTCAAAATATAAGAACTCGCAAAAAAGGTACCAATGATACTCGCGTTTTCGCCAGTGGCAGTATAACTTGCTGCATTCCAAGTGATGGTGCTGTCAGCCGTTACATTAAGTAACACCATTGTTGTATTGGCAGCAAAATCAAAAAAGGAGTCACTATTGATAAGCCAGTGTCCTTTCTGACCTTTGCCATCAAAAGTGATTGTGATACCCGCAGTGATTGAAAGTGCTGTTGCATGGTAAATACCGGCATCTAGTTTAGTATCTAGGGTCATTGCCGTAGGGAGTTCATTTGTTGAAGGTGCTTGTATGGCAGCTAAATTAGCTTTTATTTGTTCAAGTTGAATTCGTTGATCTTCGATAGGGGCATTGATAAATAATGTCGGGCTTCTCTGCGAAGTTGTGCCGCCGACCGTTGCTC from Colwellia sp. PAMC 20917 includes these protein-coding regions:
- a CDS encoding response regulator — encoded protein: MTEKQKILIVDDRKENLIALRQVLGDIDTEIIAVTNGNDALAATLEHRFSLAILDIMMPGMDGYELATYLRGDEKTKLTPIIFVSAAHTDEHDVFKGYEVGGIDYIVKPIVPEILLGKVRLFLEMDRYREEWAENLRDELERRYALANIPAVPTTNSNNASIPLAISDQFIFDTLAQRYGETLEQAVENLILQSGHPIGKNLWALAEELGKLFASARDVAELHSVTLAKKTQNAPPLKSKAIIEEGRFVVLELMGYLATYYRSNSQE
- the kaiB gene encoding circadian clock protein KaiB is translated as MKTFALKLYITGKTARSELAIHNLTRICEDELYGDYVIDVIDVMEHPQLAEEQKIVATPTLVKVLPEPLRRVIGDMSESEKVLLGLDIVIVKNDNIIKKEVES
- the kaiC gene encoding circadian clock protein KaiC → MSSSAMKAMEKITTGISGFDHIAFGGLPKHRTTLVVGTSGSSKTLLAVQFLVEGIRKGESGVFVTFEESPQDIIRNVIGFGWDLEQYITDGKLVFVDASPQTEQIDIQIGTDFDLCALVARIGYAVKKVNAQRLSVDSLGSVFSQFTAMEVVRRELHRVFMDLKKLSVTAIVTAERVEEYGALARFGVEEFAADNVLILRNVLVEERRRRTIEILKFRGSFHHKGEFPFSITTDEGIVVIPLAETALDQKSSTDRVSSGNAVLDEMCGGGYYRDSIILLSGGTGCGKTLLIAMFAIANQGPNERALYFAYEESREQLTRNAAGWGINFEKLEQEGKLKIICRYPESMSMEDHLLLMKKEIIDYKPTRIAVDSLSALERVTNGKAFREFVIGITSFVKKKQIVGLFSSTTSSLMGGAR
- a CDS encoding ATPase domain-containing protein, whose protein sequence is MTDEHISTITDTIILLRYVEMFGEIRRGVLVLKMRGSKHDKGIREYQINDEGMHIGAQFHGISGILAGNPVQIPQDDSDRLATLFKE
- a CDS encoding EAL domain-containing protein — translated: MRDKSTAACLTADAENWRDKPSLTKTAVNKGVASVMEKPKILIVDDRPQNLFALRQVLKGLDVDIVEATNGNNALTASLDHNFGLAILDVMMPGMDGYELATHLRGANSSLSIPIIFLSANKADEQRMFNEHNAFDIDYIVKPYLPKVLIAKVLQFLEIDQCRKEKLLHEQQLQFVTDHVPVMIAHIDKEKRYVFVNHYYAKCYDYKAKDMIGMHTRDVFGVSGFIQLEPYMDMVLEGETLDFDMAVSKSSKGITHIHLNVVPNFDESGRVQGFLAAITDITARSKVEKALSDTSASFREIVARSVDAIIVLCEEGNVEYVNASAEIIFQRSAENFVGEHFGLPLIDSEFTEVDIFRQDKAPGIGELHCVKCFWNGQAAKLIMVSDITERKQAELKMIYLAHTDPLTGLANRTLLFEQFTDELKRVKRTGKYMAVMMLDLDKFKLINDTHGHKAGDNVLVESAQRIKDSLRETDIVARLGGDEFVVVVNNLDTIEAAMAVAEKITLRMQSPFIVANNECSITASCGIAIFPKDGLTLDDLLANADAALLRGKSEGRNQFQFFDESIHQLTLEARELDKDLKIAIKEKQFVLYFQPQFDANGIIGAEALLRWNHPKRGLLYPGSFLSALSKMDFREVELWAITQGLAMAKAWQLRHQRKFYVAVNLSAPTLQDPRLPAYVNEQIEYAGLSYDSLEIEITEGMLVSNVIETSKNLTLLSEMGVGIALDDFGVGYSSMVYLLKYPQISKLKIDCEFVWEMEKNSRNLAILQSIIDLGHSLEMRIIAEGVETMRQFELLSLYGCKHFQGYLVSPAIAANNWQAQEQQWHKTIAALT
- a CDS encoding DUF6701 domain-containing protein is translated as MKYTSQYFLFLIFFVCSNAKADLPPKLDPPLDSLTVYSGAAVIMGINSIINGNVQAMAAGNIGANTTIGGNLHTAASVTLSASAKINGALTAGAAISVGKKSVIIGNLTSGSLGSTDIGEDAIIGGNAQAGTALTLGENTTISGNVQAGIGALTLGINAKVIGDATAGTTITLGTGATVGGTTSQRSPTLFINAPIEDQRIQLEQIKANLAAIQAPSTNELPTAMTLDTKLDAGIYHATALSITAGITITFDGKGQKGHWLINSDSFFDFAANTTMVLLNVTADSTITWNAASYTATGENASIIGTFFASSYILTGQNTILKGIGDACGGLFTTSGAVTLGASNIIGAHGCKLTPTPLLEYRFEETSWNRSPGEILDNTGNGYHAQVNNNSIPQTITPALTSDPGTCGYASQNDGAIQVTGLPLDTSTIGVKTTVTFWMNWDGTTNTMPIGWRIHDIWIIDGSIGFNTGNNDIYGVASAGLAKSWHHIAVEFTNGSVTNNRIHIDGVEQELTQRRNSPNNSRAYIDSELRIGGWSINASYDFHGLMDEVRVYQSALTTEQVATIMAERHPCRTITPVAEYHFDEQIWSGDAGEVVDEIGNFSAQAINGALTASVTAAITGNTGTCRYGRFDGVDDYVVLPDSFENLTDSFTVTAWINPSNVNAGSRIFIDDEKNTRGFGFSLGDPGNGKLRFYARSVNPISVDTTTSIPLNTWTFVAAVHNSLTKTRQIFINGEAQTITGGLTSNTYSGTWGEDTGPTTIGGETDLGEARNRFTGDIDEVKVYREALTTNEISTIYRENHACSPVIHHYEIVHDGQGLTCDTESVTIKACLNDSCSTLSTESVTLDFIADSTVISSPTFSGSTIVNVDHTVVETLTFSLANATIEAANPVVCDDNSSNSCDMAFTDAGFRFLSGTANNAIIPNQTAGLVFGETLKIQAVKNTNGVCSGLFNNDIKVGFSQENVDPGGSSGLSFSINNKNIAKHSNTTDTLLNFGANSIATIPTPIYNDAGKIRLHANYDIDGITLSGSSNSFWVSPAKLTVSAKSGSVNLNGASATATTTYPAGENFTLTVTAYNAASPAVITPNYLPGQIALKLNRIGPTLTESVNGNLGYKASSHLVTKASAVFQNVTLNNFLLGSSIYSAAQYSEVGLLNLDVQDSNYGNAGVIIPSEAINIGRFIPHHFSQTVADDGYFIATCSTGSAFAYSGQKDEATNSIGAISYLTNPVLAITAYNKQDNITQNYFQDSQGSANDYMKLIADNINITTPILDQLARGINGNRLALTANMNTGTLSQIDLTQLPSVVALPKGVLHYQLSDDDHYFYNRSANALVQPFTSDIVIATASIIDTDAINVTTTVDALPIGVEIRYGRLVLENSFGSETSDIKQPMKVQHFDGSAFVTSLNNCAGYNDNNISLTDISLDPALTNVQGGTGDFVAGKTQDIELAAPGANNQGQIGVSYDAYEWLEYDWNNDGLYNNPTAVATFGIFRGNDRIISWQEVFN